Proteins co-encoded in one Arthrobacter globiformis genomic window:
- a CDS encoding ABC transporter permease: protein MLLALAAIPVVIAVVVRVSSAVPPGRGPAFLDRISQNGLFVAVTAMLVSVPLFLPLTIGVVAGDTIAGEAGVGTLRYLLVAPAGRVRLLLVKYAGAAVFCISAPLAVALAGAGIGWALFPVGPVALLSGDLVEPDEALVRMLLIAAYQAVSLLGLSAIGLFLSTLTDVPVGAMAATIVLSVVSQVLDQLPQLEWLHPWLFTHYWFGFADLLRQPIGWDSFGDNALLQAGYIAVFGALAYGRFVSKDVLS from the coding sequence ATGCTTCTGGCGCTGGCCGCCATCCCGGTGGTGATCGCCGTCGTCGTCCGCGTTTCCTCGGCTGTTCCACCGGGAAGGGGGCCCGCATTCCTGGACCGGATCAGCCAGAACGGACTGTTCGTGGCCGTCACGGCGATGCTGGTTTCCGTTCCGCTGTTCCTTCCGCTGACCATTGGCGTGGTCGCGGGGGACACCATTGCCGGGGAAGCCGGAGTGGGCACGTTGCGATACCTGCTGGTGGCTCCCGCCGGAAGGGTGCGCCTGCTGCTGGTGAAGTATGCCGGGGCGGCTGTTTTTTGTATTTCCGCGCCGCTGGCCGTGGCGCTCGCCGGCGCGGGCATCGGTTGGGCGCTCTTCCCGGTGGGACCGGTGGCGCTGCTTTCGGGCGACCTGGTGGAACCGGACGAGGCGCTGGTCAGGATGCTGCTGATCGCCGCATATCAGGCCGTATCGCTGCTGGGGTTGTCGGCCATCGGGCTGTTTCTGTCAACGCTGACCGACGTGCCCGTAGGCGCCATGGCTGCCACCATCGTCCTGTCCGTCGTATCCCAGGTGCTCGACCAGCTGCCCCAGCTGGAGTGGCTGCACCCGTGGCTGTTCACACACTACTGGTTCGGCTTCGCAGACCTGCTTCGCCAGCCCATCGGCTGGGACTCGTTCGGTGACAACGCGCTGTTGCAGGCTGGCTACATCGCAGTGTTCGGCGCGCTTGCGTACGGCAGGTTCGTGAGCAAGGACGTTCTGTCCTAG
- a CDS encoding C40 family peptidase — MSLTGPGRTAAVLCTAVVLFGTLAAPARADRAFAVAPPTSGHGATALTVPASEIPSPGDIAAAKSSESATAAKVADIEGILADAAAAQEVTFARTLEANNAYSNALVELDTRSDAAAVATARAAAADKEQSKSRKAVGQLAGDLYRNGGLNPELSGLVTGTGDVLAKAATLQALTAGRSRAFATAETTAAAAESLTAAAADARRAADDAAKTAETLKAEADQANAAQMKAVADAKAQRTVLVGQLASLRNTTAALESARVDGLERQRQQARLAAVTAAAERAAATQAAADKAAAANAAASGNGSSAPAEQSASAPGRTPAQAAPSQAAPPAPSAPLPAAPAPARPAPARPAPVRPAPAPVRPAPAPAPAPAPAPAPAPAPVQPAPTPGGSNQAAISVAMGKVGSPYFYQYGGTGAYGFDCSGLVQNAFAAIGKQLPRTAAEQFAQAPVHVPLSQAQPGDLLVWGSAPGFYHVAIYLGGGKVVQALNPSAGITVTDLSMMAGMQLHPVAARY; from the coding sequence ATGAGTTTGACCGGCCCAGGCCGCACAGCGGCTGTCCTGTGCACCGCCGTCGTCCTCTTTGGAACCCTTGCAGCACCTGCCCGAGCTGACCGGGCATTCGCGGTTGCGCCGCCAACATCGGGCCATGGGGCAACGGCCCTGACAGTTCCGGCGTCGGAAATCCCCTCCCCAGGGGACATCGCTGCCGCCAAGTCCAGTGAAAGTGCGACGGCGGCAAAGGTCGCCGACATCGAGGGCATCCTCGCCGACGCCGCGGCGGCCCAGGAGGTCACGTTCGCCCGGACGCTCGAAGCCAACAACGCCTACAGCAATGCTCTGGTGGAGCTGGACACGAGGTCGGACGCGGCCGCCGTGGCCACGGCCAGGGCTGCTGCCGCGGACAAGGAACAGTCCAAGAGCCGTAAGGCCGTGGGGCAGCTGGCCGGGGACCTGTACCGGAACGGCGGCCTTAATCCGGAGCTGAGCGGCCTGGTCACGGGCACGGGCGACGTCCTCGCCAAGGCCGCAACGCTGCAGGCCCTCACCGCCGGCCGGAGCAGGGCCTTCGCCACCGCCGAAACCACCGCCGCAGCCGCCGAATCACTTACCGCTGCTGCCGCCGACGCCCGCCGCGCCGCAGACGACGCCGCGAAAACCGCCGAGACGCTCAAGGCCGAGGCAGACCAGGCCAACGCCGCCCAGATGAAGGCAGTGGCGGACGCCAAGGCGCAGCGGACTGTCCTTGTGGGGCAGCTGGCCTCGCTGCGGAACACCACGGCAGCGCTCGAATCCGCCCGCGTGGACGGGCTGGAGCGCCAGCGCCAGCAGGCCCGCCTCGCCGCCGTGACTGCGGCAGCCGAACGTGCCGCCGCAACCCAGGCGGCCGCAGACAAGGCAGCGGCTGCTAATGCTGCGGCGTCCGGCAACGGGAGTTCAGCCCCGGCGGAACAGTCCGCTTCCGCGCCGGGCCGGACGCCTGCCCAGGCCGCTCCTTCACAGGCCGCTCCGCCAGCCCCTTCAGCACCTCTACCTGCGGCTCCGGCTCCGGCCCGCCCGGCTCCGGCCCGCCCGGCACCCGTCCGCCCTGCTCCCGCGCCCGTCCGGCCGGCACCAGCCCCCGCCCCGGCGCCAGCGCCTGCTCCAGCGCCAGCACCTGCGCCCGTTCAGCCAGCCCCTACTCCGGGCGGTTCCAACCAGGCGGCCATTTCGGTGGCGATGGGCAAAGTTGGATCACCGTACTTCTACCAGTACGGCGGTACGGGTGCGTATGGCTTCGACTGTTCCGGCCTGGTCCAGAACGCGTTCGCAGCCATCGGAAAGCAACTTCCGCGCACGGCTGCGGAGCAGTTCGCCCAGGCACCCGTCCACGTACCCCTGTCCCAGGCGCAGCCCGGTGATCTCCTGGTCTGGGGATCGGCCCCCGGTTTCTACCATGTGGCGATCTACCTGGGCGGCGGCAAGGTGGTCCAGGCGTTGAACCCTTCCGCGGGCATTACCGTGACTGACCTGAGCATGATGGCCGGCATGCAGCTCCACCCCGTCGCGGCGCGCTACTAG
- a CDS encoding metallopeptidase family protein, with protein MPANLPPGLPIVPDGAGDPPGFEMSETDFEAAVSDALDQLPAEVARAMDNVAVFIDDDYVPQPGEDPDTVLLGLYEGVPLTERDSWWDAGSLPDRITIYRQPILDICSSREDVVEEVAVTVIHEIAHHFGIDDQRLHELGWD; from the coding sequence ATGCCCGCAAACCTGCCGCCCGGCCTCCCGATCGTGCCGGACGGAGCCGGCGACCCGCCGGGGTTCGAGATGTCCGAAACCGATTTCGAGGCCGCCGTCAGCGACGCCCTCGATCAGCTTCCGGCCGAGGTGGCGCGGGCCATGGACAACGTAGCGGTGTTCATCGACGACGACTACGTCCCACAGCCCGGCGAGGACCCCGACACAGTGCTCCTGGGACTGTACGAGGGCGTGCCCCTGACCGAGCGCGACTCCTGGTGGGACGCCGGATCCCTGCCGGACCGCATCACCATCTACCGCCAGCCCATCCTGGACATCTGCTCCTCGCGCGAGGATGTGGTGGAGGAAGTCGCGGTAACAGTCATCCACGAAATTGCCCATCACTTCGGAATCGACGACCAGCGGCTTCACGAACTCGGATGGGACTAG
- a CDS encoding DMT family transporter, whose amino-acid sequence MASTAGTSPLQPHPPEGPSTGGSAPAGPATETPALEKPASSVNALGVAAVVVTVVLWASAFVGIRAVGPSFSPGALTLGRLVIAAVVLGAVVLPKLRALPRGREWWPILAYGVMWFAGYNVALNAAEHSLDAGTSALLINVNPILVAVMAGIILKEGFPRWLIIGTLVAFGGVAVIALGSGTRSTADVAGVLLCLLAAALAAVSVIIQKPVLRKFPAGQATWFGIMVGLVCCLPFGGQLVTELQAAPLPATLGLVYLGIFPTAIAFTTWAYALSLIDAGKLAATTYLVPGTTVLISWLVLSEIPTAWGLVGGAICLLGVGLTRRRSR is encoded by the coding sequence ATGGCATCCACCGCCGGCACCAGCCCACTCCAGCCCCATCCCCCCGAAGGCCCCTCCACTGGAGGATCGGCGCCAGCCGGACCAGCCACCGAGACACCCGCTCTCGAGAAGCCTGCCTCTTCCGTGAACGCGCTGGGCGTCGCCGCCGTCGTGGTCACCGTAGTGCTCTGGGCCTCCGCCTTCGTGGGCATCCGCGCCGTCGGCCCAAGTTTCTCCCCCGGAGCCCTGACGCTGGGGCGGTTGGTGATCGCCGCCGTCGTGCTGGGCGCGGTGGTGCTGCCAAAGTTGCGGGCGCTGCCGCGGGGCCGCGAGTGGTGGCCGATTCTCGCCTATGGCGTCATGTGGTTCGCCGGGTACAACGTGGCGCTCAACGCCGCGGAGCATTCCCTCGACGCAGGAACCAGCGCGCTGCTCATCAACGTGAACCCCATCCTGGTGGCCGTGATGGCAGGCATCATCCTCAAAGAGGGTTTTCCGCGCTGGCTGATCATCGGCACCCTGGTGGCGTTCGGCGGCGTCGCGGTCATCGCTTTGGGCTCGGGGACGCGTTCGACGGCGGACGTGGCCGGCGTGCTGCTTTGCCTCCTCGCTGCGGCACTCGCCGCAGTCAGCGTCATCATCCAAAAGCCCGTGCTGCGGAAGTTTCCGGCCGGGCAGGCCACGTGGTTCGGAATCATGGTGGGCCTGGTCTGCTGCCTGCCCTTCGGCGGCCAGCTCGTGACGGAGCTGCAGGCGGCGCCGCTGCCGGCCACCCTTGGCCTGGTCTACCTGGGCATCTTCCCCACCGCCATCGCCTTCACCACCTGGGCCTACGCGCTGTCCCTGATCGACGCCGGGAAGCTGGCGGCCACCACCTATCTGGTTCCCGGCACCACCGTGCTGATCTCATGGCTGGTGCTCAGCGAGATCCCGACTGCCTGGGGACTCGTGGGCGGCGCGATCTGCCTCCTCGGCGTAGGGCTGACCCGGCGGAGATCCCGCTAA